Proteins from one Saccharomyces eubayanus strain FM1318 chromosome XI, whole genome shotgun sequence genomic window:
- the TGL4 gene encoding triacylglycerol lipase, whose protein sequence is MSNKISNLTSTQNKPLLVTQQLIEKYYEQILGSSQNIIPILKPRTKSSKPRKDNVNAGRVEVDARGRLQDSKGMITNQVKFNLDTGDEEKLDDEQETVTENDSSDIDMEDVDDDEGEEEEEEEERVSLASKCKSFLYNVFVGNYERDILIEKISSQKQHAMCFEEWCSAGARLDELTGKIAWKQKLESPLYDYKLIKDLTSRLREERLNRNYSQLLYIIRTNWVRNLGNMGNVNLYRHSHVGTKYLIDEYMMESRLALESLMESDLDDNYLLGILQQTRRNIGRTALVLSGGGTFGLFHIGVLGTLFELDVLPRVISGSSAGAIVASILSVHHKEEIPVLLNHILEMEFNIFKDDKQKSESENLLIKISRFFKNGTWFDNKHLVNTMIEFLGDLTFREAYNRTGKILNITVSPASLFEQPRLLNNLTAPNVLIWSAVCASCSLPGIFPSSPLYEKDPKTGERKAWTGSSSVKFVDGSVDNDLPISRLSEMFNVDHIIACQVNIHVFPFLKLSLSCVGGEIEDEFSARLKQNLSSIYNFMANEAIHILEIGSEMGIAKNALTKLRSVLSQQYSGDITILPDMNMLFRIKELLSNPTKEFLLREITNGAKATWPKISIIQNHCGQEFALDKAISYIKGRMIVTSSLKNPLQFADSAIGLIKAPEQVPEESKDPANVTLLTRTPTKGEKAGNHIASVLDDYLLESESTNSLLLLRENASTYGRSPSGFRPRYSITSASLNPHHQRRKSDTIFTSRRPGKSFSFSVASPTSRILRQSNKINGHPPPILQKKASSGRLMFPVDVKAYGSESHELVPHSASIETPTMVDKKLHFGRKNKYLKHLNKKWVSNGNALYTDPEKDEHPTLRLISNVDSNAMIHHDLANTFRRHSVDGRPPSQAIKSSPFRSRPSSSAQHKSTNNVTQ, encoded by the coding sequence ATGAGcaacaaaatatcaaatctTACATCCACACAAAATAAGCCCCTCCTCGTTACGCAACAactaattgaaaaatattatgAACAGATTCTAGGTAGCTCTCAGAATATCATTCCCATTCTAAAACCCAGGACCAAATCTAGTAAGCCTCGGAAGGATAATGTCAATGCTGGAAGAGTGGAGGTAGATGCTAGGGGAAGACTGCAAGATAGTAAGGGTATGATTACCAACCAAGTAAAGTTTAATTTAGACACCGGAGATGAGGAGAAATTAGATGACGAGCAAGAGACTGTCACAGAAAATGATAGTAGCGATATAGATATGGAGGATGTGGACGACGACGAGggggaagaagaagaagaagaagaggagagAGTATCTTTGGCAAGTAAATGCAAATCATTTCTTTACAATGTCTTTGTGGGAAACTATGAAAGAGACATccttattgaaaaaatctccTCCCAGAAGCAACATGCCAtgtgttttgaagaatggtGTTCTGCGGGCGCAAGGCTGGATGAACTCACTGGGAAAATAGCGTGGAAACAAAAACTGGAGTCGCCCCTATATGATTACAAGCTGATAAAAGATCTAACATCCAGACTGCGCGAGGAACGGTTGAACAGAAACTACTCTCAACTATTATACATCATCCGGACCAATTGGGTACGCAATCTGGGCAACATGGGTAATGTAAACCTTTATAGGCATTCTCATGTTGGTACAAAGTATCTGATAGATGAATATATGATGGAGTCCAGGTTAGCGCTAGAATCACTAATGGAGTCCGACCTTGATGATAATTATCTACTGGGTATACTACAGCAAACAAGACGGAATATCGGCAGGACCGCTTTGGTCCTTAGTGGGGGTGGTACTTTTGGCCTTTTCCACATTGGTGTCCTCGGTACATTATTTGAACTCGACGTGTTGCCAAGGGTGATTAGTGGCAGTAGTGCTGGTGCCATTGTGGCCAGTATATTATCAGTCCAtcataaagaagaaatcccTGTTTTGCTAAACCATATCCTGGAAATGgaattcaatatttttaagGACGATAAACAGAAAAGTGAAAGTGAGAATTTACtaatcaaaatatccaggtttttcaaaaacggTACATGGTTTGATAATAAGCATCTAGTAAATACAATGATAGAATTTTTGGGCGATTTGACCTTTAGAGAGGCGTACAACCGAACCgggaaaattttgaacatAACAGTTTCCCCTGCATCGTTATTTGAACAACCACGTTTGCTGAACAATTTAACTGCACCCAACGTTCTCATTTGGTCAGCAGTATGTGCATCATGCTCATTACCAGGGATTTTCCCCTCGAGTCCGCTATATGAAAAGGACCCCAAGACAGGGGAAAGGAAAGCTTGGACCGGAAGTAGTTCTGTCAAGTTTGTTGATGGTTCTGTGGACAATGATTTACCCATATCTCGTCTTTCTGAAATGTTTAACGTAGACCATATTATCGCATGCCAAGTGAATATTCACGTTTTCccctttttgaaactatCATTATCCTGTGTGGGCGGGGAGATTGAAGATGAGTTCAGTGCAAGGCTGAAGCAAAACTTGTCGAGCATATACAATTTTATGGCCAATGAGGCTATTCATATTTTAGAAATCGGAAGCGAGATGGGAATTGCAAAAAATGCTCTGACAAAATTAAGATCGGTGTTATCTCAACAATATTCTGGTGACATTACTATCTTACCTGATATGAATATGCTTTTCAGGATCAAAGAGCTATTATCAAATCCGACAAAGGAGTTTTTGTTAAGGGAAATTACCAATGGGGCAAAGGCTACGTGGCCCAAAATATCcattattcaaaatcacTGCGGCCAGGAATTTGCTTTGGATAAGGCAATCTCTTATATAAAAGGCAGAATGATTGTCActtcctctttgaaaaacccCTTGCAGTTTGCAGATTCGGCTATTGGTTTAATCAAAGCCCCAGAGCAAGTCCCAGAGGAATCCAAAGATCCAGCAAATGTGACGTTACTAACCAGAACACCAACAAAGGGCGAGAAAGCCGGTAATCATATTGCCAGTGTATTGGATGACTACTTGTTAGAATCCGAATCTACCAACTCTTTATTATTGCTAAGAGAAAATGCAAGCACGTATGGGCGTTCGCCCTCCGGCTTCAGACCAAGGTATTCCATAACATCTGCTTCGTTGAATCCGCatcatcaaagaagaaaatcgGATACTATTTTCACTTCAAGAAGACCAGGAAAATCTTTCTCATTTTCAGTTGCCTCTCCAACATCGAGAATACTAAGACAATCTAATAAAATCAATGGACACCCACCCCCAATTCTGCAAAAAAAGGCATCCTCTGGCCGATTGATGTTCCCTGTGGACGTCAAAGCCTATGGTTCAGAAAGCCATGAGCTTGTCCCACATTCTGCTAGTATTGAAACACCTACAATGGTAGACAAGAAACTGCATTTTGGCCGGAAGAATAAATATCTAAAGCATCTGAACAAAAAATGGGTTAGCAATGGGAACGCATTGTACACAGATCCAGAGAAGGATGAACATCCTACATTAAGGCTAATCAGCAATGTCGATTCGAACGCAATGATACACCACGATCTTGCAAATACTTTTAGACGTCATAGCGTTGATGGAAGACCACCTTCTCAAGCCATAAAGAGCTCGCCATTTCGCTCAAGGCCTTCATCTTCAGCACAGCACAAGAGCACTAATAATGTTACCCAATAA
- the TVP38 gene encoding Tvp38p, translating into MNQSYEAENVNMGPEDDDEFDGYFEDLNNDNLANTNSGQRVGTNTGLTFNDEMDTNDDDFLDIYNMSPRERLMHTFRKNAQKVQLYFYSLRVWQQILIILFGIMVMIMGVLLLVFHNTILHKVVVTSNDLREKMSTHFILIVLLFFVAFPPMIGYSLLSTTTGLIYGVSFEGWITLAFGSVTGSIXSFIVFKTILHSRAEKLVHLNKRFEALASILQENNSYWILALLRLCPFPYSLTNGAIAGVYGISVRNFTIANILTTPKLFIYLFIGSRIKSLAESESTGSRVFDLLSILVTLIILTLTAWLLYFKTKKRYLELQNQERHVSPDQIPEMSFEV; encoded by the coding sequence ATGAATCAGTCTTACGAAGCAGAAAATGTCAACATGGGTCCagaagacgatgatgaatttgatggttattttgaagatctAAATAACGACAACTTGGCAAATACCAATAGTGGTCAAAGGGTCGGTACCAATACTGGTTTAACGTTTAACGATGAAATGGACACCAACGATGATGACTTCTTGGACATTTACAATATGTCTCCTAGAGAAAGATTGATGCATACTTTTAGAAAAAACGCTCAGAAAGTACAATTATATTTCTATTCATTAAGGGTATGGCAACAGATTTTAATTATCCTTTTTGGCATAATGGTTATGATTATGGGTGTTCTATTGCTTGTGTTCCATAACACAATTCTACATAAAGTCGTTGTTACGTCAAACGATTTGAGAGAAAAGATGTCTACacatttcattttgataGTGCTGCTATTCTTTGTCGCATTTCCCCCTATGATCGGATACTCCTTACTGTCCACTACTACTGGGCTGATTTATGGCGTCAGTTTTGAAGGATGGATAACGTTAGCTTTCGGGTCTGTGACAGGCTCCATTKTCTCCTTCATAGTATTTAAGACAATTCTACATTCAAGGGCTGAAAAGCTAGTGCACCTGaataaaagatttgaaGCATTGGCTTCTATTctacaagaaaataacaGTTATTGGATCTTGGCATTACTGAGATTATGCCCATTCCCTTACTCCTTAACTAACGGCGCCATTGCTGGTGTTTATGGTATTTCGGTACGCAATTTTACTATTGCCAATATATTAACCACTCCAAAACTTTTCATCTACCTGTTTATTGGTTCTCGTATTAAGAGTCTCGCGGAATCCGAGTCTACTGGGTCCAGAGTATTTGATTTGCTCAGTATTCTAGTCACTTTAATTATTTTAACTTTGACAGCATGGCTACTGTACTTCAAAACTAAGAAAAGGTACTTGGAATTGCAAAACCAAGAGCGCCACGTATCTCCCGACCAAATACCCGAGATGTCCTTTGAGGTGTAA
- the OMA1 gene encoding metalloendopeptidase, translating to MLRNITKLKGLGNRVHGQSLKPPLFRVQLTRSYYSSNGSSYRRFNNDDYSKKSSFKELILDKSSRKYLALFFGGCSLFYFTHLDKAPVSDRSRFIWVSRPLELTIGNYTYKSIWRQTQQEILPPQHPLTVKIENIFKKIVEAAYKDPSVDNSLLDGIKWEIHVVNDSTASPNAFVLPGGKVFIFSSILPICANEDGIATVLSHEFAHQLARHTAENLSKAPIYSILGLVLYTVTGANVVNNLLLDGFLRMPASRQMETEADYIGLMIMSRACFQPQESIKVWERMANFEKNLNRGNAVNMEFLSTHPASVRRIENMTKWLPKANEIYEQSDCSSIGNYYKSFFAM from the coding sequence ATGCTGCGTAATATCACCAAGTTAAAAGGACTTGGAAATAGAGTTCATGGACAATCTCTGAAGCCACCATTATTCCGGGTTCAGTTAACACGAAGTTACTACTCCAGTAATGGATCTTCATATCGTCGATTTAATAACGACGACtattccaaaaaatcatcTTTTAAAGAGCTTATCCTCGATAAgtcatcaagaaaatacttGGCCTTATTTTTTGGTGGATGTTCCCTGTTTTATTTCACACATCTCGATAAAGCACCAGTTAGCGATAGGTCCCGATTTATTTGGGTTTCACGCCCATTGGAGTTGACCATCGGAAACTATACATACAAATCAATCTGGAGACAGACTCAGCAGGAAATTCTACCTCCACAGCACCCGTTAACCGTTAAGATTGAGAATATATTTAAGAAGATTGTTGAAGCTGCTTATAAAGACCCCAGTGTGGATAACTCTTTGTTAGACGGAATAAAATGGGAAATACATGTGGTCAACGATTCAACTGCCTCACCAAACGCATTTGTGCTGCCGGGTGGTAAAGTGTTTATATTCAGCTCTATTTTGCCTATCTGCGCCAATGAAGATGGGATCGCCACCGTATTATCACATGAATTTGCACATCAGCTGGCAAGACACACAGCTGAGAACTTATCGAARGCTCCAATATATTCTATATTAGGGTTAGTATTATACACTGTTACTGGAGCAAATGTTGTCAATAACTTGCTATTAGATGGGTTCTTGCGAATGCCAGCATCAAGACAAATGGAGACTGAAGCCGACTATATTGGCCTGATGATTATGTCAAGGGCATGTTTCCAACCACAGGAATCTATAAAAGTGTGGGAGAGAATGGcaaactttgaaaaaaatctgaaCAGAGGAAATGCTGTGAATATGGAGTTTCTAAGTACACACCCGGCCAGTGTTCGCAGAATAGAAAACATGACGAAATGGTTGCCAAAGGCTAATGAAATATATGAGCAGTCGGATTGTAGCAGTATAGGTAATTACTATAAGAGCTTTTTCGCCATGTAA